The genomic DNA GCGGATAAAGCGCGTAGCTTTGGAACACCATGCCGATGCCGCGCTCGCTCGGTTCGGCCCATGTCACGTTCTTGCCCTTGATCCAGATTTGCCCGTCGGTGGGTTCCAGCAGGCCCGCGATGACGTTCAGCAGCGTGGACTTGCCGCAGCCTGACGATCCCAGCAGCACAAGGAACTCGCCATCCCCGATATCGAGGTTCAAATCCTGCAGCACCTTCACGGCGCCGAACGCCAGATCGAGGTGCTTGATCGAGACGGAGGGGTTCTGAATGGTCACAGTCTTATCCTTTTACCGCGCCGGCAGCGATGCCACGGACGAAAAGCTTGCCGGAGGCAAAGTAGATGACGAGGGGGACGAGGCCGGTCAGCAGCGTCGCGGCCATGTTGACGTTGTATTCCTTCACCCCCTGCACCGAGTTGACGATGTTGTTCAGCTGCACCGTCATGGGGTACCGGTCGGGGGACGAGATGTAGGTCACGCCGAACAGGAAATCGTTCCAGATGCCCGTGACCTGAATGATGAAGGCCACGACGCAGATCGGCAGCGACATCGGCAGGATGATCTTGAAGAAGATCGCCCAGAACCCGGCCCCATCGACACGGGCGGCCTTGAACAGCTCCTCCGGGATGGACGCGAAATAATTGCGGAACAGCAGCGTGTTGATCGGCATGCCAAAGGCCACATGGACCAGCACCAGCCCGGTAAGCGATCCGTAAAGTCCGGCTTCGCGCAGCAGGATCACGATGGGATAGAGCATGACCTGATAGGGGATGAAGGCGCCGATCATCAGAATGGTGAAAAACACCTCCGACCCGCGGAATTTCCACATCGACAGGGCATAGCCGTTCACCGACGCGATGGCGACCGACAGGATCACCGACGGGATCAGGATACGGACAGAGTTCCAGAAGCCGCGGCTGAGACCGTCGCAGTTGATCCCGGTGCAGGCCTCTTTCCACGCCTTGACCCACGGCTCGAAGGTGATTTCCAGCGGCGGGGCAAAGATGTTGCCCATCCGGATTTCCGGCATTCCCTTCAGCGAGGTCACGATCATCACGTAAAGCGGCAGCGCGTAATACAGCGCCACGACAAAGAGCGTGCCGTAGACGATGATGTTGCCGCGGCTGAACCGCTTCTTGGGCTTCTTCCCGCGTGGCCCCTCGGCCAGTTGCTTGCCAAGCGGCATGTCCACCGCGGCGACGGCGTTCAGCATTCCGACATTAGCCATGCTTCTTGCCTCCGAATTCCAGATAGGCCCAGGGGATCAGGATGATGACGACCATCAGCAGCATCATCGACGACGCGGCAAAGCCCTGGCCCAGGTTCTGTCCGCCGAACATCGCGGTCATGACGTATTTCGCCGGCACCTCTGAACTGATGCCCGGCCCGCCAGAGGTTTGCGCCACGACCAGATCGTAAAGCTTCACGATGCCCGCCGCGATCAGCACGAGGGATGTGACGAAGACCGGGCGCATCATCGGAATGACGATGCGGATGTAGGTCTTGACCGTGCCGATCCCGTCGACGCGGGCGGCCTTCCAGATATCCTCGTCGATGCCACGCAGACCGGCCAGCATGATGCACATGATCAGCCCGGTGCCCTGCCACAGACCCGCGATCAGCAGGCCAAACATGACGATATTGGGATTGTTCAGCGGGTCGAAGGTAAACGACTGCCAGCCAAGGTCACGCACGACGCTTTGCAGGCCCAGTTCGGGGTTCAGGATCCACTGCCAGACCAAACCGGTCACGATGAACGACAGCGCAAAGGGGTAAAGGAAGATCGACCGGAACACCGCCTCGCCCCGGATCTTGCGGTCCAGCAGGGCGGCGAGGATGAAGCCGATGACCAGCGTGCCGATCAGGGAAAAGACCCCGTAGATCGCCAGATTCTCGATCGAGACGATCCACTTGCGCGACGACCAGAGGCGTTCGTACTGGTCCAGCCCGGCCCAGCTCAACCGCGGCAGCAGGCCGGATTTGGTAAAGGAATAGACCACCGTCCAGATCGTGCCGCCCAGAAAAATCACGAGGGCAGTAAAGATCAGCGGCACCATCGCCACCTTGGACGACAGGTTGCGCAACAGGCGCGATGGTCGGCGCACGGCCTTTTCCGGCCCCGTGTCAGGGCGAATGTCGGTGGTCGTCATGGGCTCCCCCCCTTGGTCGACGCATTTTCGGCATGGTGCGTGCCCGGTGGGGCGGGCCGCCTGCGGCCCGCCCCGACATCACGTCCGCCTGCCTATTCGGCGCTGGCGATGATGTCGGCGTATTGCTGCTGCACCTCTGGCGCGGTCATGGACGGCGTGTTCCAGAACTCGGTCATCAGGTCGTTCAGCTGCGTGATCGTGTCAGGCGAGATCAGCTGCTCTGACGCAGGCAGCGTCTGGCCGTTGGCCAGAAGGTCGAGACCTTTCTGCGTGCATTCGTTGACCGTCGTCAGATCGACGTCGCCACGGACCGGCAGGGACCCCTTCACCGAATTGAAGGACACCTGCACTTCGGGAGACAGCAGCAGGGCTGCCAGCTCTTTCTGTGCCGCAGTGATCTCGGGGTCGTCATTGACCGGAAAGTAGAACGCGTCGCCACCGGTCTGCAGATAGGCCCCCAGCCCAAGGCCCGGCAGACAGCCGTAATCCTTGCCCGCGGTCAGGCCTGCGACGGCGAATTCGCCCTGCGCCCAGTCACCCATGATCTGCGCACCGCCCTCGCCGGTGATCAGCGCGTTCGTTGCCTGGTTCCAGTCCTGCACGTTGATGCCCGTCGCAAGCTCGCGCGCGGCGGCATAGGCTTCAAAAGCAGCGGTGTATTCCGGACCCATCACGGTTTCGGCGTTCTTGTCCTGCATGACCGACAGCCACGCATCCTTGCCGGCGATGGCGATCGTCATCACGTTGTTGAACGCTCCGGCCTGCTGCCAGGCCTGGCCGCCCATGGCCAGCGGGGTGACGCCCGCCGCACGCAGCGCCTCGGCGCTTTCGACGAAACCGTTCCAGTCGGTCGGCATCTCAAGTCCGGCCTTTTCGTAGGCCGGGCCCGACAGCCACATCCAGTTCCAGGAATGGATGTTGATCGGCGCGCAGTAGATCTTGCCGTCAACGGTGCAGGAGTCGAGAAGCGAGGGCGGATTGACGATGTCCTTCCAGCCCTGCGCCTCGGCCACGTCGGTGATGTCCAGCAGCAGGCCGGCGTCGATCAGCTCCTCGGCCTGACGTCCGTGGTTGAACTGAAAGGCCGCGGGCGGATCGCCACCGATGATGCGGCTGACCATGATCGGGCGCGCCGTGTCACCGCCGCCGGCGATGGCACCGTCGACCCACTTGTTGCCCGTGGCATCCCATGCCTCTGCCAGCTTCGTCACGGCGGCGGCCTCCCCCCCGGATGTCCACCAGTGCATCACCTCCAGATCGACGGCGCCCGCGCTGGACGCGGCACAGATCGCCGTCGCCGCAAGCAGTTGAGTGCTGAGTTTCACGATTCTAACCTCCCTGATCTAAATCGTTGTAGGAAAGCTAACCTGAAGTTGTTTGCGCAAACAAGACTGTTTCTTTTTAGGGTTGAAAATTAGGCTGGTGGCATCCGGACGCTTGCAAATGCAGCGTTTTTGCGTGACGGAAACGCATGTCTGAAAGGATCACGGTGGATAACGTCGACGGCAGCGCCCCGCGGAAACCGACGCTCAAGACCATTGCAGGACTGACCGGTCTTGCGGTGCCGACCGTGTCGCGCGCGCTGTCGGGGGCAGAGGATATCAGCCTCCAGACCCGCGCCCGTGTGCGGGCGGTCGCGGACCAGATCGGCTATGTCCCGAACCGCGCGGGGGTGCGTCTGCGGACGGGCCGGACGAATGTGATCTCGCTCGTCATGTCGACGGAACACGATGTGATGAACCACACGGCCAAGCTGATTTCTTCTGTGGCGGGCGGGCTGCGCAACACGCCCTTTCATCTGAACATCACGCCCTATTTCAAGGACGAGGATCCGATGAAGCCGATCCGGTATCTGGTCGAAACAGGGTCTGCGGATGCGGTCATCTTCAACCAGATCATGCCCGCCGATCCGCGCATCCGCTACCTGATGGACCGCGGCTTTCCCTTCGCCACCCACGGTCGCAGCAACTGGTCGGACCGTCACGCATGGTTCGATTTCGACAACAGGGCATTCGGGGCGCTGGGGGTCCGGTCGCTGGCGGCGCGCGGGCGGCGGCGGCTGGTGCTGATCGCGCCACCGCGCGACCAATCCTATGCCATCGCCATGATCGGCGGCGCCATGGCGACAGCGCAGAGCCTGAATGTCGATCTGGTCGTGCTGGACGACGTGAACAGCGATTCGCCCCTCGATCTGATCGAGGCGAGTCTGACCGCCCTGCTGTCGGGCGCGGGGCCCACCGATGGCGTCATCGCGGGGTCCACCAACGCGGCGCTGGCGGTCATCGCCGCCGCCGAGGCCGGCGGCCGGGTGCTGGGACAGGACCTCGACATTTTCTCGAAAGAGGCGATCACGTTCCTGCGCCGGATCCATCCCCGGATCCTCGCCGTGTCAGAGGATGTCGCCGCGGCGGGCGATTTTCTGGCCCGCGCCGCCATGGCCGGCGTCAGGCAACCCACCGCCGCACCGATGCAGCATCTGGACAGTCCGCCCGACACCCTTCTGTAGCCGTGCCGCCGCCGCGGCAGTGGCCTGTGAGGCTTTGCCGAACCACCCGCCCTGCGGCAAAGGCCGATAGACCGGCCGGACTTAAACCTTGATTCACGTCTGATCGCTATCAGGGGGTGCGGTGAAGTGAGAGTTTGATGCAGGTTGATCCGTTCCAGAACGCAGAACTGACGGCGGTCCAGCAGGTGATCGGTCGCAACATCCTGCTGCCCCTGTTTGAAAACGCGGCGCAGGCGACCGTCATGCTGGAAACCGTCGACCTCCATGTCATTTCTGCCAACAAGAAGGCCTGCGCCGCCTTGGGCCGGACCATGCGGGACCTGCAACGCATGACGATGGCAGACGCGATCCCGGACCTGCCTGCCCACCGCGTGACGCGGATCCTGCGACGTTTTCTGGCGTTGCGACGCCCCAGTCTGCGCCTGCGGGTCACGGTCGGAACGACGCAGCCCACCGTCTACGACATCGACCTGCTGCGCATGCCGGACGAAACCGGCACGCTGGTCGTGCAGGCCCAGGACGTCACCCAGACCCTCGCCGCCCTGCGCCTGGCAGACGAGGCAGAGGCGCGGCTGATCACCGCCATCAACGCCCTGTCAGACGGCTTCGCGCTCTACGATGCCGATGACCGGCTGGTGATCTGCAACGACACCTACCGCATGTTCTATCCCGAAAGCGCGCCAGCCATGCAGCCGGGGGCCAAGTTCAGGGACATCCTCCTTTACGGTCTGGCCAGAGGACAATATTCCGATGCGATCGGCCGCGAAGACGCCTGGCTGCGCGAACGGATGGACCGGCACCGCAGCACGCCGGGCCCCATCGAACAGAAGCTCGCGAACGGACGCTGGCTGCGCATCGTCGAACGTCCGACGCAGGATGGCGGTCGCGTCGGCCTGCGGGTCGACGTGACGACGCTGAAGGAACAGCAGCAGGCCCTGCGCCGACAGGCCAGCACGGACGAGCTGACCGGGTTGCGCAACCGGCGCAACCTGCTGGAAGACATCGGCCAGATGGCGGATGGCCTGACCGCCGGTCAGGCTGTCGTCGTGTTTCACATCGACCTCGACCGCTTCAAGGCTGTGAACGACGTCTATGGCCACGAGGCCGGGGACCACGTCCTGAAACACTGCGCCGCCATTCTGGAAGGCGCCGTCACCGCCCCCGACGTTGCCGCCCGCGTCGGCGGCGACGAATTCATCGTAATCCGGCGCATGTCGGACGACAGGATGCAGATTCACGCCTTTGCCGACCAGATCATCCGGCGCATGATGGAACCCATCGGCTATGCGGGGCAATACATGCACATCGGGGCCTCCATCGGCATGGCCCCCTTTGAACAGAACAGCGGCATGGGGGTGCGCGGCACCGTTCTGACCGCCGCCGACCTCGCGCTGTACGAGGCGAAAAAGCTGGGCGGCACTGCCCTGTTCTTCGAGGCGCAGATGCGCGATCAGGTGCTGTCGGCCAATGCGCTGGCACGCGAATTGCAGATCGGGCTGGAGCGGAACGCCTTTGAAGCTTACTTTCAGCCGCAGATCGACGTGCGTCAGGCCCGCTGCATCGGGTTCGAGGCGCTGCTGCGCTGGAACCATCCGCGCCGCGGAACGCTGGCCGCCGGTCAGTTTCTGGACGTCGCCCAGCGCGCCGGTCTGACCGATGCGCTGGACACGCTGATGATGGACGCGGCCTGTCACGCTCTGCGCTGGCTGGCGGACCTTGGCCACGACAACCTGAGCGTCAGCATCAACATGTCGACGGCGCAACTTAGCGATCCGCATCTTCTGGGGCGCCTGGAATGCGCCCTGCGCAAATACGACGTGCCACGTCACCTGCTGCGCATCGAATTGCTGGAATCGACCCTGCTGGACGAACGCACCAGTCATTTCCTGACAAACGTGCAGACCATGGTCGCGGCCGGCTTTGTCGTGGAACTGGACGACTTCGGCACCGGCCACGCGGCGATCGCGGCCCTGCGAAAATTTCAGGTGGCCCAGATCAAGATCGACCGCAGCTTCGTGCGGCACATCGACAGCGACGACGATCTGAAGAAGTTGACCGGCGCGATCATCGGACTGGCCCACAGCCTCGACATCGGCGTTCTGGCGGAAGGTGTGGAAACCCAGGCCGAACAGGACTGGCTGCTACAGATGGGGTGCGATCTGGCGCAGGGCTGGCTTTACGGCAAGGCGATCCCGCTGCGCGACATCGACAGCTTTATCGCGACCTTCGCCGCCACGCATCAGCCCCTGATCAGCGTATCCCCAAGGTCGATCCGCGGCGTCAGCT from Loktanella sp. M215 includes the following:
- a CDS encoding carbohydrate ABC transporter permease, encoding MPLGKQLAEGPRGKKPKKRFSRGNIIVYGTLFVVALYYALPLYVMIVTSLKGMPEIRMGNIFAPPLEITFEPWVKAWKEACTGINCDGLSRGFWNSVRILIPSVILSVAIASVNGYALSMWKFRGSEVFFTILMIGAFIPYQVMLYPIVILLREAGLYGSLTGLVLVHVAFGMPINTLLFRNYFASIPEELFKAARVDGAGFWAIFFKIILPMSLPICVVAFIIQVTGIWNDFLFGVTYISSPDRYPMTVQLNNIVNSVQGVKEYNVNMAATLLTGLVPLVIYFASGKLFVRGIAAGAVKG
- a CDS encoding carbohydrate ABC transporter permease, translating into MTTTDIRPDTGPEKAVRRPSRLLRNLSSKVAMVPLIFTALVIFLGGTIWTVVYSFTKSGLLPRLSWAGLDQYERLWSSRKWIVSIENLAIYGVFSLIGTLVIGFILAALLDRKIRGEAVFRSIFLYPFALSFIVTGLVWQWILNPELGLQSVVRDLGWQSFTFDPLNNPNIVMFGLLIAGLWQGTGLIMCIMLAGLRGIDEDIWKAARVDGIGTVKTYIRIVIPMMRPVFVTSLVLIAAGIVKLYDLVVAQTSGGPGISSEVPAKYVMTAMFGGQNLGQGFAASSMMLLMVVIILIPWAYLEFGGKKHG
- a CDS encoding ABC transporter substrate-binding protein; amino-acid sequence: MKLSTQLLAATAICAASSAGAVDLEVMHWWTSGGEAAAVTKLAEAWDATGNKWVDGAIAGGGDTARPIMVSRIIGGDPPAAFQFNHGRQAEELIDAGLLLDITDVAEAQGWKDIVNPPSLLDSCTVDGKIYCAPINIHSWNWMWLSGPAYEKAGLEMPTDWNGFVESAEALRAAGVTPLAMGGQAWQQAGAFNNVMTIAIAGKDAWLSVMQDKNAETVMGPEYTAAFEAYAAARELATGINVQDWNQATNALITGEGGAQIMGDWAQGEFAVAGLTAGKDYGCLPGLGLGAYLQTGGDAFYFPVNDDPEITAAQKELAALLLSPEVQVSFNSVKGSLPVRGDVDLTTVNECTQKGLDLLANGQTLPASEQLISPDTITQLNDLMTEFWNTPSMTAPEVQQQYADIIASAE
- a CDS encoding LacI family transcriptional regulator, with product MSERITVDNVDGSAPRKPTLKTIAGLTGLAVPTVSRALSGAEDISLQTRARVRAVADQIGYVPNRAGVRLRTGRTNVISLVMSTEHDVMNHTAKLISSVAGGLRNTPFHLNITPYFKDEDPMKPIRYLVETGSADAVIFNQIMPADPRIRYLMDRGFPFATHGRSNWSDRHAWFDFDNRAFGALGVRSLAARGRRRLVLIAPPRDQSYAIAMIGGAMATAQSLNVDLVVLDDVNSDSPLDLIEASLTALLSGAGPTDGVIAGSTNAALAVIAAAEAGGRVLGQDLDIFSKEAITFLRRIHPRILAVSEDVAAAGDFLARAAMAGVRQPTAAPMQHLDSPPDTLL
- a CDS encoding putative bifunctional diguanylate cyclase/phosphodiesterase — translated: MQVDPFQNAELTAVQQVIGRNILLPLFENAAQATVMLETVDLHVISANKKACAALGRTMRDLQRMTMADAIPDLPAHRVTRILRRFLALRRPSLRLRVTVGTTQPTVYDIDLLRMPDETGTLVVQAQDVTQTLAALRLADEAEARLITAINALSDGFALYDADDRLVICNDTYRMFYPESAPAMQPGAKFRDILLYGLARGQYSDAIGREDAWLRERMDRHRSTPGPIEQKLANGRWLRIVERPTQDGGRVGLRVDVTTLKEQQQALRRQASTDELTGLRNRRNLLEDIGQMADGLTAGQAVVVFHIDLDRFKAVNDVYGHEAGDHVLKHCAAILEGAVTAPDVAARVGGDEFIVIRRMSDDRMQIHAFADQIIRRMMEPIGYAGQYMHIGASIGMAPFEQNSGMGVRGTVLTAADLALYEAKKLGGTALFFEAQMRDQVLSANALARELQIGLERNAFEAYFQPQIDVRQARCIGFEALLRWNHPRRGTLAAGQFLDVAQRAGLTDALDTLMMDAACHALRWLADLGHDNLSVSINMSTAQLSDPHLLGRLECALRKYDVPRHLLRIELLESTLLDERTSHFLTNVQTMVAAGFVVELDDFGTGHAAIAALRKFQVAQIKIDRSFVRHIDSDDDLKKLTGAIIGLAHSLDIGVLAEGVETQAEQDWLLQMGCDLAQGWLYGKAIPLRDIDSFIATFAATHQPLISVSPRSIRGVSCTRSSPGS